ATCCTCCAGCTGGTCGTTGCGGGCATGATTGTCATTCTGCTCGATGAGCTCCTGCAGAAGGGTTACGGTCTTGGCAGTGGTATCTCTCTGTTCATTGCCACCAACATCTGCGAGTCCATCATGTGGAAGGCTTTCTCgcccaccaccatcaacacTGGCCGTGGCCCCGAGTTTGAGGGTGCCGTCATCGCTCTGTTCCACCTCCTGATGACCTGGCCCAACAAGCAGCGCGCTCTCCAGGAGGCTTTCTACAGGCAGAACCTCCCCAACATCATGAACCTTCTCGCCACCATCCTGGTCTttgttgccatcatctaccTCCAGGGCTTCCGCGTCGAGATCCCCGTCAAGTCCAACCGCCAGCGTGGTGCCCGAGGCTCATACCCCGTTCGCCTGTTCTACACCTCCAACATGCCCATCATGCTGCAGTCCGCCCTCTCCTCCAACGTTTTCCTGATCAGCCAGATGCTCTACTCTCGCTTCTCCGAGAACCTCCTGGTTCGTCTCTTCGGTGTCtgggaggccaaggatggTACTTCTCAGCTCCACGCTATCTCCGGCCTTGTCTACTACATGTCTCCTCCTCTCAACTTCAAGGATGCTCTCCTCGACCCCATCCACACCGCCGTCTACATCATCTACATGCTCGGTGCCTgtgctctcttctccaagaccTGGATTGAGGTTTCCGGCTCCAGCCCCCGTGATGTtgccaagcagctcaaggacCAGGGCCTCGTCATGGCTGGACACCGTGATCAGAGCATGTACAAGGAGCTCAAGCGCATCATTCCTACCGCCGCTGCCTTTGGTGGTGCCTGCATTGGTGCTCTGTCCGTCCTGAGCGACCTTATGGGGGCTCTTGGCTCTGGTACCGGTACCCTGCTCGCTGTCACGTAagtttttttcccttccaaTTCTAGATGAAACTGGGCTGATGCTAACTTTTACCAGTATCATCTACGGCTACTTCGAAattgctgccaaggagggcGATCTTGCCGGAATGAAGGGCATGATTATGGGCTAATTGGAATCATATGGGAAGTGGGGGAGCTTTGATTCTCTAATAAAATCGCTTTGATTTCTACAGTCTTGGTAAATCCTTGACATGCATGGAAATTGTAGTAATGTACCAACAGGGGAATATCAATAGGGGATAAGGAGTATGAAACAAAATATAAAATGGAAATGTAcgatttgttttttttgcAGGCAACTGGGAGCTAGCATTGTGAGAGGTATAAGGCACGGTGTTTATAGCTACATGTCTATGGATTAAATATTCCCAGAATACCACGTTATATCTGAGGCAATACGGTACTCGTCTACTCGTATAAGCTGTACGACTAAGAGTAAACTCGCGATGAGTGACAGTTAATCACTGTTCGACGCCCGGTTTCCTAGTCGATTTTGGGGGATCGCGGGGAAGCGAAGCTCCCATCCGCTTTACGTAATGCCCGTGCGCAACACTAACACGGGAGCGGCACTTGGAAGCTGAAGCTAAGAATCGGCTAACTCTTGAACCATGTCATGCCAGGATAAAACGTGTTGTCGTTATTGTCGTCATCGGCTCTTCATCGCCCAATTCGACTTCGTTGCATTCCGAATGGCACCAGCCGCGCACTCATACTCTTCATACTCTTCAATGGACTGTTTGGCGTAGGATGTCGATACCTCGGACATCTAGAGATCAGAGACAGCCATAAGACACTCGACAACAATCGATTTGAGAGCTCGCGACAAGCGCGCCATAGAAAATGCCAGCTCGGCGGAACAGGCGCTTTTTCTCGCGAGAGCCCTTCCACAATGACGACCGGCTAACGTTGCAGCACGCCGAGGGGCCTTTTGGCTTTCTCAATCCAACGAGAGCACATTTCGACCACTCAGCACTGGCCTCGAAACCGACGCCTGACGAGATAGCGGAACCACATGAgagcggcgatgatgcgGAAACCAGGCACGAACAGACAAAACAAGCCGCCGATTCGAACGTCCCTGCCAAGAATGTCAAGTTCTTATGGCGGTCTCGAGACAATCGAAAGGGTCGGCATGCTTTACTCGTTCAAAAGCCGCTCCCAGGAGAGGAGGCGCCTTTCGTGACACCAAGGCGGACGTCGCATCCCCGGGAGATTTTGAAGACGGTGATCAAGACTTTCACGTACTACCCCATCTGGGACATTTCGTGGCTGGTGGCCTTCATATTCACATGGGGAAGCATAGTCTGGGTTCTAAACGTATGTGTAGAGTGCACTGGGGCAGGCGGCCATGGGAGTTTGAGCTTGGTGATCTAATGTATTGGACAGAGTTTCTTCGTCTGGCTTCCGCTCGTGGCTCCCTCCACCGAGTTCGACGGCGAAGTCTACTGGGCCGGTGGCATAACCGCCTTCATCGGCGCCATCGTCTTTTTCGAA
This genomic stretch from Trichoderma breve strain T069 chromosome 1, whole genome shotgun sequence harbors:
- a CDS encoding secY translocase domain-containing protein, producing the protein MSSLRFLDLVKPFVPFLPEVQQPETKIPFNQKLMWTALTLLIFLVMSQMPLYGIVSSDNSDPLYWLRMVMASNRGTLMELGITPIISSGMVFQLLAGTHLIDVNLDLKSDRELYQTAQKLFAFILSAGTATVYVFTGLYGTPSDLGAGIVFLLILQLVVAGMIVILLDELLQKGYGLGSGISLFIATNICESIMWKAFSPTTINTGRGPEFEGAVIALFHLLMTWPNKQRALQEAFYRQNLPNIMNLLATILVFVAIIYLQGFRVEIPVKSNRQRGARGSYPVRLFYTSNMPIMLQSALSSNVFLISQMLYSRFSENLLVRLFGVWEAKDGTSQLHAISGLVYYMSPPLNFKDALLDPIHTAVYIIYMLGACALFSKTWIEVSGSSPRDVAKQLKDQGLVMAGHRDQSMYKELKRIIPTAAAFGGACIGALSVLSDLMGALGSGTGTLLAVTIIYGYFEIAAKEGDLAGMKGMIMG